actcaggtccagttctctcagtctggaggagtttgatctgagaactgaggacagaactctacagctttcctctgtgagATAACACACACGCAGCCTGAGAGAGAAATGATGATCTatcagaaaagtgtgtgtgtgtgtatgtatgtgtgtgttttcagtgttaGTTTTCAGTtcagtgtaaataaatttaaatataaatctaaatgttaaacctaaatattaaatgaaatggttaaatgtaaatgttaaatataaacttAGTGATAATTAATTAGGGATGTGAATAACAGATTTAAAATCAGCttggttacgcatgtaaccctgttccctgagaaggggaCTCCACGTTTCGTTAGctgaatgctgtgggaagcgccctcacgcATAACCAATATCTAAAGCtagtgtaaaatcatgcctatttataggcctgccatgatcagatgacatggcaattaagcgctcTGCTTAATTAACCGCACTGTCAGCCTCTATTacctgaagcgaagacgcaattcacaggcctgcccaagtatgacaaagctatacaatgtcttgttcccttctcagggaacagggttacatgcgtaacccagacattccctttcaaagagaactTTGATGTTACGTTTAGCATAATGATAAGGAtaattataatgagtctttattggtcacatatacatatgcacaatgaaattattttcttcgcataccccagcttgttaggTAGTttgggtcagagtgcagggtcagccatgatacagcaccccttggagcagagagggttaatggccttgctcaagggcccaacagtggcagcttggcagtgctggggcttgaacccccgaccttccaatcagtaacccagagccttaaccaccaagcctcCACTGCCACTAACATACATACAgtaacactatgggaacaagaatacccactccatcttTCTGAGgctatggcctgttcaaaaagagctgagcccgagggtcactgcaagacacttgagcccgggtCGGAATGTACATCCAGGCTGTAtaatcgaatgaatgtgtgtggcgtagaccaccctgccacagcacacacatcctgtaaggatacccctttggacaaagctttCGAAGAGGTGACctccctagtggaatgagcccttatgcccagaggcgtagcgagaccgcgcgcctcataagagatagagattgcttccactatccaattaaaGATGCactgcttcaacacagcatcaaTTCTACTGTGGCCTCCAAAGCAGagagcagctgctctgacttatgccaATGGCCAGAGCTGTGGAcctaagtacagagagcccttactggacacagttggtgcaatttctcttgttccggtatgaggaacggaggagggcagaaagactgcaacactactggctgggaagcagatgtaggcactttaggaacaTAATCCGGCCTGggtacaggaaggccttggctaatccaggggtaaagtcaaggcaggaaggggcaacagagagcttgtagatctcctactcgcttgatagatgtcagggccagcagaagagctaccttcagagtcagaagcttctcagaggctgactctaagggctcaaatgcaGCACCTGACAGACTTTCCAGGACTACAGAAAGgttccaggaaggtatgcatggcctgcagatgggcctcagccatctgacactACGCATAAAAATCAAAGTTAGAGGAGGTTGCCTCACAGAGGCTctatcaataggggcatggctggctgaaatggcagcgacatagaccctgattgtaggaggagccaaccctactgagaaacgtccttgtaagaactccagctattgcacagtttgctgggtctagctgacgttcctcacaccacgagacaaaaagttgccacttgagcccATACAATATCATCATGATGGATGCGTTCtggcattcaacatggtctctacaacctcagttgtgagatcAGAATCTATGATCTGGTGCCCCTCAAGGGCCAGagccacagtttccatagttccggccaagggtgataaatcagccctcaggcttgagacagtagatccctgaaGATGGGAATCTCTGAAGGATTGCTGTTTAGCAGGgatattgtctctgagaaccatattcgagctggctaATAAGGTGTTACTAACAGCAGACATAGgcagtcttggcgaactctcgctagaacttgtgggagcagagcgattgggggaaaagcatatggATATGACCTCTGCCTCATGTGtgccatggcatccagccccaatggtgtggGAGAAGTGAGTGCGAACCTCCTTGGAGGCAAACACATtcacttccgcttggccaaacctctgccatatggactccaccacttgtggatggagtcacaaatccctgggcctcagcccctgcctcaacaggatgtctgcccccatattccatttgcacagaatgtacattgcactcagtgacaaaaactttccctctgcccagataAGAATaggttgtgcctgcctgaacaagGGGCATGAACATAGTCCACCAtagtggttgatatatgagaccaccactgtgttgtctgtaaacacatggtaacatctcaattgaggaagaaagaatctCAGTGCTAGAAACACGATCCGCActtctaggcgatttatatgccactcaagaggagggccactccagagaccatgagctggacagcagTCTAAGACCGCATCCCATCTCAGGAAGGAGGTGTCcgtcattactgtcttgcaataaggagacaCCCCATGAGTTTGACCCAAGGCTACAAACCGGGGACATTTCCacattctcagagcacgtaggcattgctgcgtgacactgattactctcagactCCTAaattttcattaacatttaacatttatacttACTATTtagtttaacatttatatttaacatttatgtttagatttaagatttaaatgttcatatttagattatatattttgagttaaCAATTAGCtttatattgaacatttacacTGAAATGTATTTGATACGAGTCTCTATCTAAATGTAACAGAACGGCCTCAAATGTTCAAAAAAGTCAGAGAAaagaatatttttacatttgtctCCCCATATCTGTCAGCCCCTTGATATACATCAGACTTGTTGatctacattttaatattattaggtttacactataatagtgacaataaaataaacacaatgtgaAAGTGATGATCtgacctcagtgtctccagtgtacagtgtggattctccagtccagcagagagcagcttcactcctgaatcctgcaggttattctcactcaggtccagttctctcagtctggaggagtttgatctgagaactgaggacagaactctacagctttcctctgtgagATTACACCCACACAGCCTTGGAGAGAAATGATGATCTATCAGAACActgacacgtgtgtgtgtgtgtgtgtgtgtgtgtgtgtgtgtgtgtgtgtgtgtgtgtgtgtgtgtgtgtgtgccttacacacacacacagacagatatcaCATGTCTACATGTTCGTAAGAAAGATAAGAGGAAGAAGGTAATAATCCAGTCTGAAGCAGCAGGTATCTTTATTTATAGCACAGACttttattcagtgtgttttaGCAGCTTTGGGGAAAGTGTTTTTGGAGAACATTTACACTCGGACCCACAGTTCAATACCAATTTTCCCCCAATTgcaatgttacatttttaaaatgttaaatgttaaaaatgttacaaTATTGTGTCTATGGGgcacaaatgtaaaaagtttattcttcttttctctctgtacttttttttttgaacaattGAGGCCGTTCTGTTACATTTAAGTAGTGACTCATGTCAGATAACAATTTTCAGTGTCAGTGTAAAACAGCACAAATGTTCAAAAAAGTCAGAGCggaatattttacatttgtctCCCCATATCTGTCAGCCCCTCGATATACATCAGACTTGTTGatctacattttaatattattaggtttacactataatagtgacaataaaataaacacaatgtgaAAGTGATGATctgacctcagtatctccagtgtacagtgtggattctccagtccagcagagagcagcttcactcctgaatcctgcaggttattgtgactcaggtccagttctctcagtctggaggagtttgatctgagaactgaggacagaactctacagctttcctctgtgagATTACACTCACGCAGACTGGGAGAGAAATGATGATATATCAGTGATATAACACTGAtgcctgaatgtgtgtgtacagcatttatctgtgtatttacagtgaggggaaataagtattcagctctgttatttaatataattccaGTGCATATACTGTATCCACTTATACACAAAATGTCTTAactttgtacttataaataGGAACAAATAGTAAGTATTCATTAGATGATAACTGATAGGCAAAAAAGACACCACAAATGAACAGCATTAGTACTTTGCTACAAAGTTGTTGTCGTCAATTACAGCTTTGAGACATCTACAActcctggcaaaaatgatggaatcaccacacttagaggatgttcacctgggtttttacttcatagcaaataaataaatcacagatatgacaaaaaaaaccaaacatttttgtttaatatctgaACATTCGGGCTTCACAAGACATACCTCAAACATTTTtcattccatcgatagaaaataggtttggtgatgaagaagtcatttttcagaatgataatgcatcttgccacagagcagagagagttcaggcttttcttcaggaaaggcaggtCAACTCAATCAGCAGAcagtccagatctcaatccagttgaaaatttatggtggaaattaaaaaaaaattacaaggctccatcctgcaaagctgatctgtcaaccgCTATTAGAAAATGTTGGAACTAGCTTGATgaagaatattgtttttcattagtgaagttcACACCTCAGAATTCAGGTCGTCATAAAAGCCGAGGCGGAGCAACAAAATACTAACTGTAATTTTGTTTGTTGAGGACTCCACAATTTTTTCTTGTACTTGGActtgaaaaaaatatgccaataattaaaattatttcatttaacttgtttgaggtatgtctCACAAAGCTAgtatgttcagctattaaacaaaaaggttgtgtgtcatatctgtaatttatttatttgctacgaagtaaaaaaaagtgtggtgactatcatttttgccaggggttgtacagTAAGCAATTAGATTAGTGCAGTCATTAATTCCTCCAGGTCACGACAGTCCTGCTGATGGACTTGCAATGTCAAAACCATCCATATCTTTTCAATTGGATTCATGTCAGCAGATTGCCAAGAACTTCTGGAGTTAATTAGGCTGCAagtttgttccctttcaaagggaactccacattgcatGAGGTAAACACTGTGGAAAGCGCCCTTGcgcatgaccagtatctgaagcttgagtaacatcatgcctatttatagtcCTGCCGTGGGCGCAATCTTTCTGGTgtactttcactttctctcttcttatGAATTGCAACCCTCTATTCTCAAATCGTAACAAGGGTCCTTGTGGAGGTAATTTTTGGCTGtaagtttgttttctttattggtTTCTAGTTGAAATTTTTATCTTCTATACAGATTCACCATCTTGGCTGGTGAGATTCTGCATATTCACTCAGTTTCTTTCAGTAATTACTTTACTCTGAATAGAGtcgtggtggatctggagcctaatCCAAGGTGTGGGAATGTAACCTGAAggagatgccagtccatcacactgCACCattcacatacattcacacacccattcacacataagGACCATTTACCTTATCAAATccaaccagagaacctggagaaaacccagacagacacagggagactTGCACAGAAGCTCACGTCTCaacaagaactttttttttttaaattgtcaacCATGACTGCCGTTTAGAAATGTCCAGATtaaagcagccatctagatgacacttttaaattctaagcaagtGTTGTAATAACAATCTACAGACagtccaccatcctcagcacccacacacacacacacaatatagtaGCTGGCTGTTCTTCCTTCTGTTTATGGATGTGACATAACCAGGCAAATAGGAATAACATCAAACTGCCATTTCCTGTGAAATCCGTCCTGACAGCTCAaactataaatcattattattagcttATCTTTGAGAATCGCAGTGATGTAAGCAGACAGTATTaaacactgttttattttatgtacttcCGCAATAATTGACTTTTATTcagttttaaacaaaacaaagtttgGTACTGGAgcttaaaaatgtatatttaaaaagtgaTCTTacttcagtatctccagtttacagtgtggacTCTCCAGTCCAGAAGAGAGCAGCTTCAATCCTGAATCCCGCAGGGTATAATTACAtttcaggtccagttctctcagactGGAGGAGggtgagctgagaactgaggacagagcTCTACAGGCATCCTCTTTGAGAACACACCAAGACAGACTGGGAGAGAAATTATATCAGAACACTTcttaatcacaaaaatatttttgttttctttaacttaatacttaaaataattttaattagaATTCTAAAGTTAGCAATTGacatattttgttgatttttgaagtgaaaagaaataTTCATAACAATGCAACAAAGTTAACATTAAAAAAGGACATTTATCTACAAATGATAAACAGTTgctttatatttaacatatttagcAATGCAAATGAGCAAAAGTTTAGATATCCTTCCAGTTGTAAAGTTTCAGAACTTAATTAACTCAATGGTCTTAactgaccctaaccctagccctaggCAGGTCAAGAATATAATAATTTCAGCGTGTAAGAAATTCTCTGACTGTTCAAACATTCTGCTAACACTCAACAACCACGGGCTCCTCTGATCCACTGAGGAtctcaaaataaatgtaattgatGTCAAAAGAAGTTTATAAAAAGATATCCAAAATGTTATTAAGAGATGGCAGATAAGAAGATCTGTGAGCTCCCTGTATGCTACAGaaagaaactaaaataaaacccacaaatAAGACTAAGGACCTGCGGGAAGAAGAAGCTGAGAAAGGAGTGGTGCTGCACTGATCTACTCTCCAGGGTTGCTCTCTTGAGAATTTCTTCTATAAATATGATCTGCATGGAGGAAGCAGAATGAAACTGTACCTGCAACCTCAAACAtgaatgtgtggtgtgtgtaaaaCTATCTAGAGAAGCCAGTGGCATTTGGGAAACATGTTGCTGATGAAGTAAAAATGGAACTGTGTGGCCACAATCACTaaaggtatgtttggagaaaaaatgaGCAGCATTTGATTGTGCAACTGTTCAGCCTGGGGTGATTAAAAAGACCTAGAAACATTCTGTAAAcattctcatttttaaaaaaagagacataTGATGGCACACTGTATAATTTTCTGACAATCGTTGAAGGTGATAATGTGGCACATAGCAGTACAAATATAAAAAGTGGTGGGTTTGAATAAAGGCTGTTATTAACCATTAGAGACTaagggtctcatttatcaaagtgTGTACAAATACAAGTTCTAAACTGTGCATAAGAGCGGCCTGTACGCAcaagaatatttttatttatcacgTGTACATACAGCTGTACACAATGGGCGTTGATGAATACCACACATTCTCAACTGATGTGCTCATGCATGGCCATGTTCACCATATACTGTAAACAACTTCCCTTTAAGACCAGGACCAGAGCCAAACGAGTCTATGTCAGGACCGAGACCAGACAACCAGATGTGTTAATTTGATGGTTGTAGTATCTTCCTAACCGGACATGAAATTTCTCTTGAAGTAACTAAAATATCCCATCGACTTTAGTATTATCAATGTGTACAAATAAGAACATAGGACATACATAGGACATGATAAGTATAGCCCATTCTTCTAGCAAGTGCTGCACTATGAGCCTACTTTATATCATTACATTAGGGGTTAGGGAACATGTGTGAGGATATAACAGTTTACtcgtttagaaaaaaaaaacaacctttaaacgaaaatataacaaaaaagaCAGAGACCATTGGTGTGTGGTCTCAAGACTGGTCTTGATTACTACAACACTAGTGTTTCACAATGTTAATAAGTTAGTACAAACTTAATTTCCCTCATAATATTAGGTATTTCATTCCTCAAAGCAAagacaatttatttttaaaattagggGGAAATTTGCTGCTTATATAAAGTTGTTCTCCTTCATTCTCCTTACATACAGAATGATAGTGAGATAATTAGAGTAATTATTGATGAGCTTTATTCTAATCATCGTAGTatcatttgtttcagtaaaatctgtaatacatttatgaataaaaattaCTCACTCTGCCTTTCTTGCTGCTTTCAACACTGGCATCATCCCCAGAACACATTCATCTGATATTTGATAATtcctcaaaacaaacacatccaGATCCTCTTCTGAGGTCagcaacacaaacaccagagctgaccactgagcaggagagagtctgTCTTCACTGAGACACCAGTCACCTCTTCTGTTCAGGTAATGTTGGACTTCCTGgactagagaatgatcattcagttcattcagacagtggaacagattgatggatttctctggagatggattctccctGATCATCTTCTTGATGTACttgactgtttcctgtttgctgtgagagctgcttcctgtctgggGCAGTAGGTCTCGTAAGAgagtctgattggactccagtgagagacccagaaggaagcggaggaacaggtccaggtgtccattctcactctgtaaggccttgtccactgcactcTTCAGGAAATCAGACATGTTTGACTTGGTGAAAAGATCAGACCAGGTTTGTTGTTTTGCAATCTTTTTgttgatgaaggagagaaatgcgtataaagcagccagaaactcctgaacactcagatgtacaaagctgaacaccttccccaggtgaagaccaaactcctctctgaagatttgggtacacactcctgagtacactgacacttctctcacatcaatgccacactctctcaggtcttcctcatagaagatcaggtttcctttctccagctgttggaaagccagttttcccagtgccaggatactctctctggtctgctgaggatcagggtcacatttctgatggtacttttggtccttgtgtttgatctgaaagatcaggaagtgtgtgaacatttgagtcagagtcttggggatctctccactctctgcttcacccaacattctctctagaacagtggctgagatccagcagaagactgggatgtggcacatgatgtagaggcttcttgaagacttcatgtgtgagatgattttattggccaggctctgatcactgatcctcttcctgaagtactcctctttctgaggatcactgaaccctcgtacctctgttacctggtctacacactcaggagggatctgattggctgctcctggtcgagaggttatccagaggagagcagagggaagcagattccccttgatgaggttcgtcagcagcacatccactgaggctgactctgtcacatcacacaatctctcattcttctggaaatttagaggaagtcgacactcatccagaccatcaaagatgaACAGGACTTTGTTGATCTCACAGTCTATTAATCGTAATTCTTTTATTTcagggaaaaagtgatgaagaagctccatcagactgagatgtttctgcttcatcagattcagctctctaaagggaagtggaaacatgaaggtgacgtcctgatttgcttttccttcagtccagtccagaatgaacttctgcacagagactgtttttccaattccagcaactcctttagtcagcactcttctgatggacttgtctttaaagagatcattacatttgatgggtgtctcctgtgttgctggtctcctggacgctgtctcaatctgtctcacctcatgttcattattgacgtctccactccaaccctctgtgatgtagagatctgtgtagatctcattcagaagtgctgaacTTCCAggctgtgagattccttcattaattcttttacatttctctctcagtctggatTTGAGTTCTCGCTGGTGCACAGAGACGAGTTCTgataaaaagaagaataaaatgtaCACTCTATGATCATCTCTGTTGACTGTTGATATTTTCATAGCTGTGTATCATATGTAATGTCAGTACTGATCTGTTATTATATTGTGTTGATAAAAGCACATCATTATGATGAGATGTGTTTAATAAATTTCGAGCAGTTTCCTTCCTCTAAAGTTAAAGTGATGTTATAACCCCATGAGCTCTTACTGttctgcagtgtgttagcgagatctgtgtggttcatgttcttcaggaagtgcagtgtgatcttcagcactccctctctgacactgctctgatcctcctcctcctccacctccctctcagagcatgctgggtaatctggactcaggaGCTTCTTAAAtctcttcagctcattctttatcagaCTGATGACTTTGTGCTCCAGCTCCTGATtagaaacaggaagaaaaaaatacaaaaactctATAATGTCAcacgagtgtgtgtttattaccgaatataaaactacattttgtCTGATTAATCATAAAGATTCTACACGcagatgtaataaataaaa
This Ictalurus furcatus strain D&B chromosome 1, Billie_1.0, whole genome shotgun sequence DNA region includes the following protein-coding sequences:
- the LOC128615424 gene encoding NACHT, LRR and PYD domains-containing protein 12-like, with protein sequence MTSKMSVSMEQDRKKDESLIQGKRSDSPEPSGVSMKSDGSMGRPIHFRDTDCATDLRPQKNKSKFTEKSHLEDVFKELEHKVISLIKNELKRFKKLLSPDYPACSEREVEEEEDQSSVREGVLKITLHFLKNMNHTDLANTLQNKLVSVHQRELKSRLREKCKRINEGISQPGSSALLNEIYTDLYITEGWSGDVNNEHEVRQIETASRRPATQETPIKCNDLFKDKSIRRVLTKGVAGIGKTVSVQKFILDWTEGKANQDVTFMFPLPFRELNLMKQKHLSLMELLHHFFPEIKELRLIDCEINKVLFIFDGLDECRLPLNFQKNERLCDVTESASVDVLLTNLIKGNLLPSALLWITSRPGAANQIPPECVDQVTEVRGFSDPQKEEYFRKRISDQSLANKIISHMKSSRSLYIMCHIPVFCWISATVLERMLGEAESGEIPKTLTQMFTHFLIFQIKHKDQKYHQKCDPDPQQTRESILALGKLAFQQLEKGNLIFYEEDLRECGIDVREVSVYSGVCTQIFREEFGLHLGKVFSFVHLSVQEFLAALYAFLSFINKKIAKQQTWSDLFTKSNMSDFLKSAVDKALQSENGHLDLFLRFLLGLSLESNQTLLRDLLPQTGSSSHSKQETVKYIKKMIRENPSPEKSINLFHCLNELNDHSLVQEVQHYLNRRGDWCLSEDRLSPAQWSALVFVLLTSEEDLDVFVLRNYQISDECVLGMMPVLKAARKADLSWCVLKEDACRALSSVLSSPSSSLRELDLKCNYTLRDSGLKLLSSGLESPHCKLEILNLRECNLTEESCRVLSSVLRSNSSRLRELDLSHNNLQDSGVKLLSAGLENPHCTLEILRLCGCNLTEESCRVLSSVLRSNSSRLRELDLSENNLQDSGVKLLSAGLENPHCTLETLRLRVCYLTEESCRVLSSVLRSNSSRLRELDLSINELQDSGVKLLSAELENPHCTLEILRLCGCDLTEESCRVLSSVLRSNSSRLRELDLSHNNLQDSGVTLLSAGLENPHCTLEILRLCRCDLTEESCRVLSSVLRSNSSRLRELDLRDNKLQDSGVTLLSAGLENPHCTLEILRLERCSITGEGCAALVSALRSNTSSHLRELNLNHNKPEESGEKLLSDLLKDPHCKLKTLQFRSFSFRSPIPNLR